CAATCTATGTCACCTGCAAAGATCGATTGACGCGGCTGCATGATCTGAATCAGGACGGCGAAGCCGACTTCTACGAAAGCTTTTCGGCAGACACCGATGTCTCCCGCTTCTTCCATTCGTTTAACTTTGATCTGCACACCGATTCGGAAGGCAACTTTTATTATGCGAAGTGCGGCCAGTATACGAGCTATGCGTTGCCGGGCGCGGTGATTAAAGTCTCACCCGATGGAAAACAACGCGACGTCTATTGCACGGGATTCCGCACGCCCAACGGCATGGGCATGTTGCCCGACAACCGGATGACGGTCAGCGACAATCAGGGCAACTGGATTCCGGCTTCCAAAATCAGCCTGGTCAAGCCGGGCGGCTTTTATGGTTATGTGCAGACACATTCTGGCGGAAACAACTGGGCCCCCGATGGCGGTCGGATTGATCATCGCAAAGTCGTCCCACCGAAATCGTTTGACCAACCGCTGATCTGGATGCCGCAAGACTTTGACAATTCTTCGGGCGGACAACTCTGGATCGACGATCCACGCTGGGGCCCCCTTTCCGGTCGATTGCTGCATACCAGCTTCGGAAAAGGCTGGTTGTATTATCTGATGCTGCAGGAATGGGATAACGTCAGCCAGTCTGCGATCATCAAATTACCCTTTGATTTCAGCACCGGTATTCACAGGGCGCGGGTCAACCCGGCTGACGGTCAGGTTTATGCTGTCGGTCTGGACGGCTGGAACGGCGGCGGCCGACCGGGACTCGTCGATCAAGGCATTCAACGCCTGCGTTATACAGGCAAACCGATTTCACTGGTGACTGATTGCCAGGTCGAACCGGATGGATTACGCATCGACTTCAATTTCCCCCTCGATCCGACAACCGCCGCCGACTTGACTTCTTACGTCGCCGAACACTGGAACTACCATTGGCGCCCCAATTACGGCTCGGACATGTATTCTCCCACCACCGATCAACCGGGCAAAGAGAAGTTAAACTTCACCCAAGCAACCCTTTCCGCAGACGGCAAGAGTGTCAAGCTGACCGTACCTGATCTGAAACCAGTCAATCAAGTGCATCTGAAATTGAATCTGAAAGACCAGCAGAGAAAACCGTTTCACGAAGAGATCTACTGGACCATCAACGGGGTACCAAAAGAGGAATAACGACTAACCAGCTCTAACCATTCAACTCACAATCTCGCCCACGTAGCGCATTGATGACATGACTATAGAGCCCCTGCTCTTGTGGAGACCGAAAATAATCAGCAGGGTGTAGTAACCTTCCTTTCTTCTGGTATTCGGCAACAACCTTCAGCAGCCAATCACTCAGCGAATCGGCAATCGGAACCAGGACATCCGGTGAATGGTTCATGAACAGAACCGTTCCTTCCGGGTACTTTGACTGCTGCGTCGCTATGCAAGTGAAATCACCATTCCCCCATTCATGAATTGTGATGATTCCGTTTTCGCTATCGTAGTCCAAAGATTCCAAATCATAGATTTCATCCGAGAACAACAGCATCCCATTTGTTGTCAAATAAAAGTCGATCAGTTCCGCATTGAGCGGAATATTTTCTGAAATGTCGCTTAATTCCTCGGCTGAAGCGGGCTCTTCGAGCTCAACCTCACACTCTTCGCCATCCTCATCCTCAATCGTCAGTTCAGCAATTTGCGCGATCACCTCTTTCATTTTTGCCATCTGTTAGAGCCCTTATTGTTGTTGGCTGTTCCTGCACCGATTACAATCTTGATGTTAACTCCTGAAAGCGGTCCGGTTTTGCCCACTATGCTTTGAGTATTGTAAATTCTTGATTCAGCTTATGACAAATCATTATATCAGACAATTTGCCCTGCTGTTAATACTCACGATCAGTTTGTGGCCATCACACTGGACGCACACGCATCAGGGTTTGAGCGGGCAACAGTTAGCCAGACATCTGCAATTGTACCACTCGAATACACCCCCATCGCAACTTCCACAAGGTTGGCATTGCCACTCGGACTGGCCGTTTGCTGTAACAGAAAATGAGATCGCTCCCAAAATCCAACCGAACCAGCCTGTTACGTCTGATACAGATCACACTGGCCTGATCTTTGTATTCAATCCCATTCAAAAACCAGGTAAAATTTCCGACCAAACCTCTTCACTCTTCGAGGGGATATGCAGCCAGCAAACCTATCTATTTTTGAATATGCTACTGATTTAAATAGCGTACTGCCGCTATCGATTCTTTAATTTCCTGTGGGTGGACAGATCATTTGAATTTAATTCCACCTGGAATGGATGCTGTCGCTCCCATCACACTTGAATTTTATTTTCACTGATTTTTTAGGAATAAACAAAATGAATCTGAATGTTCGATATCTGCTGACCGCGGGACTGCTTCTGGGAATGGGCGTATTTTTATCCTGGTCTCAGACCTCACCAACGCAAGCCGCTACTACCGAAAAGCCACAAACTGGGGTTCCTGTTGAACCAGATATGCACGAATTCATGGAATATGTGTTCCAGCCGACTTACAGACGTCTGAAGAAATCCCTCTCGACCGAGCCGGATAATAATCAGATCTGGAAAGCCGTCAAATCCGACTCGCTGATTCTGGCAGAAGGTGGAAATCTTCTGTTGCTGCACAAACCTGAAAACAACCGTGCAGACTGGGATCAGCATAGCATTCAGGTGCGCCAGTTTGGTGGTCAGCTCTACAAGGCAGCGAAGGCAAAAGACTATCAAGCCAGCAAAGCGAAATTCGCCTCGATGCTGAAAAACTGCAATGCCTGCCACAAACAATTTGATAATGGCAAGCATCAGCTGAAACCATAACGCTCCCAAATAGTAGAGATAAAAACAAACGCGTCTGAATCATCCCCGGATATTCAGACGCGTTTTATTCAATGAAGAAGGTCGATTCTCCCAGACTATTTCTTAGCCAGATCAACACAGATCAGTTCACTTTCTCCACGGATGTAGAGACGGCTGCCTACGAGGGCACAGTGGGAAAAAATATTCTCAGTACCCGGATTGGAAAAGAGATTCAGCCGGGAATTGACTTTGAACTGCTTTGCTTTGCCGTCGATCAGCACTAACGTCCCTCCCTTGCCGATCACGAGAATCCGTTTCGAATCGGTGATCAGTGCGGCGTAATCTCCGAACGCATTGTCGTCTCCGTACCAGGCGGTTTTCAGTCCGTTTTTCCAGTTAAGACAGTACATCTCATTCCAGACACAAAAGATCTGGTCGCCGATTCGGATCGGCGTACTCATATCAGGGTTCAGATCTTCGTTCACCGCAAGTGGCTTTGGTTTGATGATTCCGTTTTGATCAAAATCATACAAACGAGTCCCGTTATTTTCTGTCGTGACCAGCAGCTTGCCGTCCAGAGCCAACGGCGTGGGAACATTAAAGTCTCCCGTAAATTCCGGAACCACGGTCCAGAGTCTCGCTCCGGTCTTGACGTCCCAGCCTCCCAGCGAGACCGCATCATGGCCGACAATCTGGTGTCGCCCGCCAAATTTACCCACGATGAGCGAACCATAGGCGGCTGCGTTGCCAGGCGTCTGCCATAAGGCTTTCCCGGTCTGTGGATCGAGGGCCACCAGCGAGGCTTCCTTTGCACCGGGGTTCACAATCAGCCGGTTCTCCACGATCATAGGTGACGAACAGCTGCCCCAGGTCGGCTTTTCGAACAGGCCATACTCCCGGTACAGGTTCTTTTTCCAGACGACGTTCCCTGTCGCTAACTCCACGCAATGCAAGTCGCCAAACGCGCCGAACAGAAAAACCAGCTTGCCGTAAATCAACGGCGTGGCACGGGGAGAGTTCCCATAATCGAGTTCCCCCGGCGCCAGATATCCCAGCTCCCATAACACTTTTCCCTCACGAGCGGACAGACATCGGAAGAGATCAGTCTGGTTATTCAAACCGCGATCTCCAAAGACAACCTTGTCCTCGGTCGCGGCAATGCCCCCCAGTCCCGGGAACGCGAGGGTAAAATCCCAGATCCGGTTGGCGGTCGCAGGTAAAGATTCCGGCAGTTTCGGAACCGTACCATTCCGCTTTGGTCCGAGCCAGCCGGGCCAGACGGCCGTCGATGGTTCATTCTGCGGGTCAGCTACTTTTTTTTTAAGGCCGCTGTTTTTGGTTGAGACGAACCAACTGGATTTTCGAGGGTTACAAATCCCAACAGAGATTCTAACGACTGACAGAGTTCCGGCTGTGTCACCACATTCATCAATGCTGTGCTGATTTCTTTTTGTTCGGCGGCATTCATTTTCCCACCAGTAAAAGCCGTGATAAAGGGAACCGGTTTTGTTTCTGCCACAACACGCAGGTCGCCTTTTTTAATCGTGCCACAACCTTGCAGAAGCGGCTTGGCATAACTGGAAATCACGGCGGCGGCACGCACGTCTTTGTCAAACTCCAGAATTTTACAGGCACCATCACTACAGGCTTCGCTGATTTCCAACTTTTTCGGAATCGATACATGAGCCTTTTTCAAAATGTTCATCGCGGCCTGATGCTTTTCATCGCATTCAGAGGGCCCGAAGAAAATGCGATAGCCTTGTAAATCCTTCGCGGTTTGAGCCGGGTCCTTCGCTGGAACCACAATCAATCCGGTCTGAGTGGTTGATCCCTTGAGATCGGACAGACGGGCAACCCCCTGTACTTTCAGTTTTAAAGCACCTGCATCAGCGAGTACCACAGACTGCTTGCCAATAATCAGGTAGGCACGGTTATTCGCTTTTTCCGGAACGGCTTTCGCCAGTGATTCCGAAAACTTCACCTCGACCTTGCGGCCCAGTTCCTTTTCCAGATAGGCACCCAGTTTCTCATAGTCGCGCTGGGCGTAACCTTTCACACAGGGACAGGAGAGCGGCGCTGCCAGCGGGTCCATTACAATCAACGTCAACAACTGTGGACTGCCCTGCTTTGCCGGTGCCGTTTCGCCTGCGAACGCGGTGGGTCCACTGCATGCCAGGCACAACACAAAAGACATCAGGTGAAATGAAATCTGTTTGAACGTCACTTTTCTCTCCTCATCCAGGCGAGTGATTTCCGTTGGAAACTGAACTGCGACACGCAGAACGGAATCGCGTCCCACCAGTTTTTTACTTTGACGTGCTTGCGGTCGCCGTTGGTTTGCGCGCCATCACGATGATGTGATTGCGAGTGAGATCCATCATATAAACCCGGTCCCCATCAGGAGAGACCATGATCGAAACGTTCTTGCATCCTGGAACAAGTTTTACTTTCCCGACAAAGTCAAGATACTTACCGTCGGCCGAATAGCGTTTAATGTACCCCAGGTTTGATTCCGCCGTATATACTTCTCCGGCTCTACCAACTGCGACATTCATCGGATTACAGCAACTACCGAACCCTTCGACTCCGTTGCGATCCCGTTTTCCCCAATGCTTGATCAATTTTCCATTCCGATCATAATGGTTCACACGGTGCCGCGAGTTTTCAGCAACGAAGATTCCGTCATCGTTACATTGCACATCCATCTGACCGCAGCAGCCGCGAAGTCCTTTGACAATCACAGTCGGATTGTCAAAATTTTTATCCGTTCGCCAGACTTCATAGCCGTAACCTTTAATCGCGGAACAGGCAATGAAAATCTCATTCTCATTCACAGAAATGGAGGAAACCCGCAGTTTCCGTTTTGACATTGCGGCCACCTGAGCATCGATCTCCTGATCGGTCGGTTCCTTCACCTTCTTGGCCGCCTGTTCCATTTTCTTGTATTGTTCCAGAATTCGTTCATAGGACAGAATGCGTTTTTTGTCCTGCTCTGTTGGCGTTTTGCTTTTATCCTTGATCTGCTGAATCATTTTTTCAAGCCGCGGAACCATATTCACTACTGTGGAGGACCGGGCTTTCATCTGCTGCACCACCTGTTCGCGCAGTTTGACGTTGTTCTCTTTGACCGCCTTGGCATGCGGGG
This window of the Gimesia fumaroli genome carries:
- a CDS encoding SMI1/KNR4 family protein → MAKMKEVIAQIAELTIEDEDGEECEVELEEPASAEELSDISENIPLNAELIDFYLTTNGMLLFSDEIYDLESLDYDSENGIITIHEWGNGDFTCIATQQSKYPEGTVLFMNHSPDVLVPIADSLSDWLLKVVAEYQKKGRLLHPADYFRSPQEQGLYSHVINALRGRDCELNG
- a CDS encoding cytochrome c; translation: MNLNVRYLLTAGLLLGMGVFLSWSQTSPTQAATTEKPQTGVPVEPDMHEFMEYVFQPTYRRLKKSLSTEPDNNQIWKAVKSDSLILAEGGNLLLLHKPENNRADWDQHSIQVRQFGGQLYKAAKAKDYQASKAKFASMLKNCNACHKQFDNGKHQLKP
- a CDS encoding outer membrane protein assembly factor BamB family protein codes for the protein MNNQTDLFRCLSAREGKVLWELGYLAPGELDYGNSPRATPLIYGKLVFLFGAFGDLHCVELATGNVVWKKNLYREYGLFEKPTWGSCSSPMIVENRLIVNPGAKEASLVALDPQTGKALWQTPGNAAAYGSLIVGKFGGRHQIVGHDAVSLGGWDVKTGARLWTVVPEFTGDFNVPTPLALDGKLLVTTENNGTRLYDFDQNGIIKPKPLAVNEDLNPDMSTPIRIGDQIFCVWNEMYCLNWKNGLKTAWYGDDNAFGDYAALITDSKRILVIGKGGTLVLIDGKAKQFKVNSRLNLFSNPGTENIFSHCALVGSRLYIRGESELICVDLAKK
- a CDS encoding NHL repeat-containing protein, giving the protein MRDSHVTHWMRQTVFFGCCFSLAAISAGEAAEPKTKVSDSKEKPVQVRIQVQNGQVVPLISGGAPLKKTESVKVPEGTHEQIAVIEVGSKRILGMRINTFCMDQAGNLLAACGSGPGQIRVFNPDGQLLDTWNIRIAPDAINVDQDGTIYVAGSGKLLKLDNKGKVLMTKEAPHAKAVKENNVKLREQVVQQMKARSSTVVNMVPRLEKMIQQIKDKSKTPTEQDKKRILSYERILEQYKKMEQAAKKVKEPTDQEIDAQVAAMSKRKLRVSSISVNENEIFIACSAIKGYGYEVWRTDKNFDNPTVIVKGLRGCCGQMDVQCNDDGIFVAENSRHRVNHYDRNGKLIKHWGKRDRNGVEGFGSCCNPMNVAVGRAGEVYTAESNLGYIKRYSADGKYLDFVGKVKLVPGCKNVSIMVSPDGDRVYMMDLTRNHIIVMARKPTATASTSK
- a CDS encoding PhnD/SsuA/transferrin family substrate-binding protein encodes the protein MGRDSVLRVAVQFPTEITRLDEERKVTFKQISFHLMSFVLCLACSGPTAFAGETAPAKQGSPQLLTLIVMDPLAAPLSCPCVKGYAQRDYEKLGAYLEKELGRKVEVKFSESLAKAVPEKANNRAYLIIGKQSVVLADAGALKLKVQGVARLSDLKGSTTQTGLIVVPAKDPAQTAKDLQGYRIFFGPSECDEKHQAAMNILKKAHVSIPKKLEISEACSDGACKILEFDKDVRAAAVISSYAKPLLQGCGTIKKGDLRVVAETKPVPFITAFTGGKMNAAEQKEISTALMNVVTQPELCQSLESLLGFVTLENPVGSSQPKTAALKKK